A single genomic interval of Legionella israelensis harbors:
- a CDS encoding L,D-transpeptidase: MFQSSLYLKIFIITLLSSFFITASYANTFIFNPKTLTWKAINDNGKVVRQGRGSGGRKYCPDIGRSCKTPSGTYRIISKRGANCRSSRYPVGKGGAPMPYCMFYSKYYAIHGSPDVPNYNASHGCIRVRPRDARWLYFNFMRIGTKVIVRPY; this comes from the coding sequence ATGTTTCAATCCAGCCTTTATTTAAAAATCTTTATTATCACTTTACTCTCAAGCTTCTTCATTACTGCATCTTATGCCAATACCTTTATTTTTAACCCCAAAACATTAACCTGGAAAGCCATTAATGATAATGGAAAAGTGGTAAGGCAGGGGCGGGGGTCAGGTGGAAGAAAGTACTGTCCTGATATTGGCCGCTCTTGCAAAACACCTTCAGGTACTTATCGAATCATTAGTAAAAGAGGAGCAAATTGTCGTTCCAGTCGATATCCGGTGGGTAAAGGTGGTGCACCTATGCCATATTGTATGTTTTACAGTAAATATTATGCTATACATGGCTCACCTGATGTACCAAACTATAACGCTAGTCATGGTTGTATCAGAGTCAGGCCTCGTGATGCTCGATGGCTGTATTTTAATTTTATGCGAATTGGCACTAAAGTAATCGTGCGTCCTTATTAA
- the erpA gene encoding iron-sulfur cluster insertion protein ErpA: MTAVDNIQNKDTHNEADIYFSVSAADKVASLIEEEENPKLNLRVYITGGGCSGFQYGFTFDENIADDDTVIEQACSNGESSVKLLVDSMSYQYLQSAEIDYIQSIQGEQFVIRNPNAKTTCGCGSSFSIDEDDDS; encoded by the coding sequence ATGACCGCTGTTGATAACATCCAAAATAAAGATACGCATAACGAGGCTGATATTTATTTTTCAGTCAGCGCAGCTGATAAGGTGGCTTCATTAATTGAAGAAGAAGAAAACCCCAAGCTTAATCTTCGTGTTTATATCACAGGAGGCGGATGCTCCGGGTTTCAATATGGCTTTACCTTTGATGAAAACATTGCCGATGATGATACAGTCATAGAACAAGCATGCTCAAATGGCGAATCATCGGTAAAATTGCTGGTTGACTCAATGAGCTATCAATATCTGCAAAGTGCAGAAATTGATTATATTCAAAGCATTCAAGGGGAGCAATTTGTAATTCGCAACCCTAACGCGAAAACAACATGTGGCTGTGGCTCTTCATTCAGTATTGATGAAGACGATGACAGTTAA